The DNA window AGGAAACGGTGGATCTCCATCGTAGTTATCAGAGGATACTGGTGCTCGAATGCAGAGACCAGTTGCGAGAGATTGCCGAGGTTGTAATACCAGACCTCAGGGAAAGGGGTCCGATCACCCCCCATGGCCTGCACCACCCGGTGGAAGAGCGTCTGCAGACTGAATGACTCGCTTCGATCGATCTCCCGCTTCAGGTCCGTCATCAATTTCAGGAACAATGCACAGTCGGCCGCCTCCCCATAACCAAGCGCCAGGTATGCCTCCTCGAGGAGGGGGAGGTGCACTGGAACCGGGCTTCTGAGGGGATAGGGGTATTCACCGAGGAAGGCGAGGGCCTGCATCACGATCACGACCTCAGGCCGTTCAAAGAGCCGACCTCCCCTGACGACGAAGGGGATCCCGGCCCTCTCCAGAGCGGAGATGAGAGAACGGGCATACACCCGGACAGAACGCATCAACACCGCCATGTCACGATAGGAGAGTGTTCGCTCTTCGCCCTGATTATTGATATACTCCCGACCCAGGAGTGCCTGGATCTGCCCGACGATCCCTGCCACTTCCTCTTCTTCATCGTCGAAGAAGCAGGTGGCGATGTCGCCCTCCTCGGTCTGCCCCAACCCCTCGGGCCAGGGCTCCATCATCTTGGGCAGCCTGAGTTCATTTCGATCGATCACCCGGGATGCGGCACTGATGATCCCCGGGGTCGACCGGAAGTTCTGCTGGATACGGACGGTCGTGACGTCGGGGTACCGGGTGCCGAACGAGATGATATTCTCATAGTTCGAGCCCCGCCAGTGGTAGATACACTGGTCGTCATCGCCGACGACGGAGAGGTTCCCGGTGCTGCCGACCATCAGGCGTATCAGTTCCTCCTGAAGAGTGTTGATGTCCTGGTACTCGTCGACGATCAGGTACCGGACCCGTCCCCTCTCACGGGCGAGCAGGGCGGGGTCCTCTTCGAGCGCCTCGACATAATGGGCAATCATCCCGGTGAAGTCGATGTAATGGTCTGCTTGAAGGTGGTCGAGGTAGGCGCGGTAACACTCGCAGAAGGGCAAACCAAGACCGGCCGGATCGATTCGCTCGTCCCTGACCAGATCGGCATTCCTGCAGAAGTCATGGATGATTTCATACCGCGACGGCTCGCGGCGCCGGTCCTGGTAATGGACGAGGAGGTCCTCGAAACCGAAGTCATGGTAGTAACGGGAACAGAAGAGCGGCCGCATATCATCGTCGAGCAGGTCGAAGGATCGGTACCTCGGCAGAACCTCTTTCAGTCGCTGATCGCAGTAAGCATGGATGGTGCCGACAGAGAGGCCGGCCAGGTCAGGTTCCCCCGGGACCAGTGTCTGCAGGTGGAGACGGAGGCGATCGGCCATCTCCGCTGCAGCCCGGTCAGTGAAGGTGAAGGCAACGATAGATCGTGGATCCACGCCCCCGGCGACGAGACCCGCGATGCGCCGGGTGATCGTCTCGGTCTTACCCGAGCCGGCACAGGCGATCACCTGCAGGTTTCCGTCGCGAAACGCGATCGCCCGTTTCTGCTCAGGGGTCAGCATGGATAATCGTCATTTCGGGGAAAGATAAACGTTATGGACTTGGTACCCAAAGCGGAGCAGAGCTCCGACCACCAGCACCGAGGCCGACGCCACGCCAGTCCGCACCCACAGTTCCAGGGAGAGGGGGACGGTCTCAAAGAATACACCGCCGTACTGGACGATCAGCACCTGGACGGCGACGATGAAGATGGTCACCGCAAAGAAGGTCGGGTTGCCCCGGAAGAAGGGGGGCATCTTTCCGTCGAGGGCCCTGCAGTTGATCCCGTTCCAGACCGCAACGAAGATGAACGCGGCGAAGAAGACCGTGCCGATCTCCGTCGGCGTCGAGCCGCCCAGAAAACCAGTGGCCAGTTGAAGCAGACCGCCGACGATCAGGAAGAGGCCGGTGACAGCGATCGAGAGCCACATGAACGGTGTGACGATTGGGGCGTCATGTGAGATCGGCTGGTTGTTCATCAGTTCTGGATGGGGGGCCTCGGAACAGAGGGCGAAGGCTGCGAGCGTATCCATGATCAGGTTGATCCAGAGCACCTGGATGATGGTGAAGGGTTCCGGTAACCCGAGGAGCGGGGCGGTGAAGATCAGGATACAGGCACTGAAGTTGAGGGTCAGCTGGAAGAGGACAAAACGCTGGATGTTCTCGTAGAGCGACCGACCCCACCAGACAGCGCTGGTTATCGTGGCGAACGAATCGTCGAGGAGAATGATGTCGCTCGCCTCCCGCGCCACCTCGGTGCCGGCGATCCCCATGGCCAGCCCCACATCGGCATGCTTGAGCGCCGGAGCGTCGTTGGTGCCGTCACCGGTGACAGCGACGACGGCCCCGGTCTTCTGGAGGGCAGAAACGAGCAGCAGTTTGTCGAGGGGTTCCGCCCTGGCCATCACGTCCAGTTCATCTGCAGCCCCGACCTGCTCGTCGGGCGGGAGAGAACGGAACGCTTCACCGGTCATGACCGTCCCACCCTGCAGAATCCCCGCCTCCGCTGCGATGGCCCGAGCCGTCTCGGCATTATCCCCGGTGACCATCCGGACCCGGATGCCGGCCCGCTGGCAGGTGGCGACCGATTCTGCGATCTTATCCCTGAGATGGTCGCGTATCCCGACGTACCCATCCCAGATCAACCCGGTCTCGGCCTCGTCATCGTCGATGATCTCCCTGTGGGCAAACGCAAGCGTCCTCATCGCCCGGGATGCGAGGGCATGCACCTCGTCAAGGTCCGGGCTCTCTGTGCAGAGCGATGCCAGCACCTCCGGTGCACCCTTCACCAGAAGCCAGGACCGGCCGTCCTGGGAGATGACGGTGGACATCCGTTTCCGTCTCCCGTCGAAGAGGTGTTGCCTGATGATATCGGTCTCTCTCCGGATCTGGAGATAATCGAGCGCATGCTCCCGAAGCCACCGGAGAAGCGCCCCCTCGGTGGAGTTCCCGATGACGATCACCCGGTCGTCCCGCTCCTCGAGATATGCCGTCCCATTCACCGCGGCATTGAGCGTGATCCATTCGGCCCGCGTCTCCGGGAATCGTCCGGCGTGAACCGGCCTGTTGATCGATGCTTCGATCACCACCATCTGGTTCATGGTCAGCGTACCGGTCTTGTCAGTGCAGATGGTCGTAGCGGAACCGATCGTCTCACAGGCGATCAGCCGGCGAACCAGGCAGTTCGCCTTCGCCATCTTCCGCATCGCCAGCGAAAGGGAGAGGGCGACGCTCATCGGCAGTCCTTCGGGGACTGCGGCGACGACGATCACGACGGCGAGCATCACGTCATGGAGGATGACATCAACTGTGGTTATGGTCAGCCCGGTGATCTCACCGAGGATGATACCGCGGACGAGCAGGGTGCAGAAGATCAAAACGGCCATTCCGTACCCGAAAGAGCTGATGATGCGGGCGAGCGCTTCCAGCTTCTGTTCGAGCGGTGTCAGGGTCGCATGATCGATCCCCAGCGAAGCGGCGATCACGCCCATCTCTGCCGAGTCCCCGACCGCCCCTGCGATCATCCTACCCTTGCCAGCGGTGACCAGCGCCCCTTTCAACAGGCGATCCTGCACCCCTTTCGCGACCGGTTCGGTCTCACCGGTGAAGGCCGATTCGTCGGAGGTGAGATCGTCGGTTGAGACCACCCAGCCATCGGCCGGTATCCCGTCGCCGGCCTCAAGCAGGACCAGGTCCCCGACCACGATCTCGCGGGAAGGTACTGATACAGGGTGGCCGTCTCGGACTGCCTTGATCGCCAGGTCGTCGCGGTGTGCATTGAGCAGCTCGAACTCTTTACTGCTCCGGTACTCATTGAGAAATGCGATCAGGGTCGAGAGGAGGACCGCGATGACGATCCCGATGGTGTCCAGCAGTCCCTCTCCTCTGATGATGGAGACGAGGGCGGAGAGGGCGACAGCGAAGAGAAGGATCTTGATGATGGGGTCGT is part of the Methanosphaerula palustris E1-9c genome and encodes:
- a CDS encoding calcium-translocating P-type ATPase, PMCA-type gives rise to the protein MRTPVLAPYEELVSITGDQGLPLSRVEEMRRKYGVNTITPPPREPLWRQYLRKYDDPIIKILLFAVALSALVSIIRGEGLLDTIGIVIAVLLSTLIAFLNEYRSSKEFELLNAHRDDLAIKAVRDGHPVSVPSREIVVGDLVLLEAGDGIPADGWVVSTDDLTSDESAFTGETEPVAKGVQDRLLKGALVTAGKGRMIAGAVGDSAEMGVIAASLGIDHATLTPLEQKLEALARIISSFGYGMAVLIFCTLLVRGIILGEITGLTITTVDVILHDVMLAVVIVVAAVPEGLPMSVALSLSLAMRKMAKANCLVRRLIACETIGSATTICTDKTGTLTMNQMVVIEASINRPVHAGRFPETRAEWITLNAAVNGTAYLEERDDRVIVIGNSTEGALLRWLREHALDYLQIRRETDIIRQHLFDGRRKRMSTVISQDGRSWLLVKGAPEVLASLCTESPDLDEVHALASRAMRTLAFAHREIIDDDEAETGLIWDGYVGIRDHLRDKIAESVATCQRAGIRVRMVTGDNAETARAIAAEAGILQGGTVMTGEAFRSLPPDEQVGAADELDVMARAEPLDKLLLVSALQKTGAVVAVTGDGTNDAPALKHADVGLAMGIAGTEVAREASDIILLDDSFATITSAVWWGRSLYENIQRFVLFQLTLNFSACILIFTAPLLGLPEPFTIIQVLWINLIMDTLAAFALCSEAPHPELMNNQPISHDAPIVTPFMWLSIAVTGLFLIVGGLLQLATGFLGGSTPTEIGTVFFAAFIFVAVWNGINCRALDGKMPPFFRGNPTFFAVTIFIVAVQVLIVQYGGVFFETVPLSLELWVRTGVASASVLVVGALLRFGYQVHNVYLSPK
- a CDS encoding ATP-dependent DNA helicase; protein product: MLTPEQKRAIAFRDGNLQVIACAGSGKTETITRRIAGLVAGGVDPRSIVAFTFTDRAAAEMADRLRLHLQTLVPGEPDLAGLSVGTIHAYCDQRLKEVLPRYRSFDLLDDDMRPLFCSRYYHDFGFEDLLVHYQDRRREPSRYEIIHDFCRNADLVRDERIDPAGLGLPFCECYRAYLDHLQADHYIDFTGMIAHYVEALEEDPALLARERGRVRYLIVDEYQDINTLQEELIRLMVGSTGNLSVVGDDDQCIYHWRGSNYENIISFGTRYPDVTTVRIQQNFRSTPGIISAASRVIDRNELRLPKMMEPWPEGLGQTEEGDIATCFFDDEEEEVAGIVGQIQALLGREYINNQGEERTLSYRDMAVLMRSVRVYARSLISALERAGIPFVVRGGRLFERPEVVIVMQALAFLGEYPYPLRSPVPVHLPLLEEAYLALGYGEAADCALFLKLMTDLKREIDRSESFSLQTLFHRVVQAMGGDRTPFPEVWYYNLGNLSQLVSAFEHQYPLITTMEIHRFLEYIQEHAMKQAEEGGAGEELLPDAVTVTTLHKAKGLQFPVVFIPRLNTGEFPSDRPDRAVWFVPSPLFDRDRYTTSLEDERRLFYVGITRSEKYLFLSGHRQRSGDLPPAEPSTFFSEYPRDHVVDRFPCPAKGGETSHTATPISDRSPARIETSWSALRYYAHCPFDYKLRHLYGFDPMPREELGFGRAVHSVLAAVHTQIVRGTFDPAEIPDLVDEHLLLRFAPAGTTERVQGIVARQTLRYVEQNSHDFARIAGIELPFSFAVGNGVVNGAMDLMLGDGDGGVELRDFKLTEEGEASFRPDVERQLQVYALAARSLGHEVHKATIYHFDTGSITEVAVGPAALAEAQTAVERMIVGIQNQEFPRRPAADRCANCDWHCLCDETEACAAELHTVKTDDC